Genomic DNA from Nostoc sp. ATCC 53789:
TTTGACAACTTATGGCTAAAGTCACAACAATACACGATCGCACTTCTATACAAAATAACATACCCTTATCTTTTATCCGACATAAACTACGATTAACACTACTTCCCTTGATATACATGTGGGTTCGCAGATAAGATGAAATTCTGACAACGAAACTACAAGGGTTTCAGCCGATGCAATTCGCACATAAAGTGAAATCGACTGTGAAGCAAGGCTTTGAGCTTCGTGCCAATTCGCGCATAAAGTGAAATTTTGCATCTAATCACGGAAACTCAGGGTATTTTCTTCAATTTTGATGACAATTTATACCTAAATTTCTAAATATTCTATAGTCAAGCTGCTTGGCTACCTATGGCACGGAGCGATCGCCTGGAGTGAGGCGTAAGCCTATTGCACTTCAAAAGTACGCTTTTACAAGCATTCGGGCTGTCGTTAAATCAAAGTCGGAAAATTTCAATTTATGTGCAAATTGAATATTTAGCTCAAACCCAGACTCCACAATAAATTTCACTTTATGCGCGAATTCCGTCGCCTGGAACTCTTGTAACTTCGTTGTTCACATTTCATCTTATCTGCGAACCCACATACAACACTTTCGCCAACATGCTGTCGGTTTGCAGACTAAATGAAATTCGTGCGGACTAAGTGAAATTTTTTTGCGGACTAATTGAAAATCTATTGGTGTAACCCTGATTCTTTCGTAGCTACAGGCGATCGCTGTTGGAGAGAGTTTTTACTCAAAGCTTTGTGTGGTAATGAATTGGAACGTTTTATCCCTATTTGGGGGAAAATTTCATTTAGTCTGCGAATTTAGGAGGAAAATTTCACTTAGTCCGCAAAAAAATTTCATTTAGTCCGCAACAAAGGTTGCCCGAACCCTTATTCTTGCGTTAAAAAAATTTCACTTAGTCTGCAAACCCACAATGCGATCGCGGAGGGGGCATGTTGGCAAGGCAATACAAACTATTACGCTGCCGATGAATTTTGCTTGTCTTTGGTATCGCCTTTGATGCGTAATCCAAGCGATAACCATTTACAGGGTGCTAACTTCCAGTTATAGTTAGCCGTAACTTATTATAGGCACAGTGCAACTATAACTTTGACTTGGTGCAAAGATAGTTTACAAAAGTTGCTCAGGCGGTTGCCTTAGTCTATAGGAATAAAAAAGTTTAACAATTTTTGTTAAGTGCTTTACCCCGCTCCAAGCATCCGTCCAGAAATCGCTTGAAAGAGCCTGTACGCCTCACCCATGCTACGTTATTATTCGAGCGATCGCCACTTCACCACTGGCTCATGATGGTTACGCCATCGCTGTTAAGCTCTTCAAAGATTTCTGGTCTTATTTCCCAGTAACTCTATTATTATCCAGTCATCAGTAATGGGGAGTATATTTTCCAGTGTTGTAGAGTTTATTGTTCTTGACTAATAAATTTCGTCTTCTTCACCTACCCAATCTTCATCCCAGAGAAGTTCATTGTAAACCTTAGTAGCTTGAGATATTTTTAGGTTGTGAGCTGCTGTCACACAATTTCTTGGTTGCCAGCCAATGAGGGCGTATCGAGCATGTAAATATCTGACAGCATTTTTGCAGTCATTAATTACTGGAATATCCTCAAAGATGTATTTTCGCAATTGGACTCCTAAACGAATTGCCTCCATTTCATAATTGTGAAAGTAGTGTTCTTCAGCATCAGGTGTAGAAATCAGTAATCCTCTTACCCAGGCATGATTTTTATAGATAGCCTTCGCTACAACTAAATTGACTTGTTTTGGTGTCCATTGGCTCCGAAGTAAAAAGTTATTTATTGCTGATTCATCATCTAAATCTATATCTACATTAGATTCTGAAAGTATTTCCGAGATATCTATATTTTCTAAGAACAGTTCGTACCACTCTTGAAAAGTTTCGGGACTAAATAGTTTTCTGGCTTCTTCAAATGAAATTTTCTCCCATCCAGCATCTGTAACTATTTCGTTACCAGTAGGAGCAATGAACAGATTCTCTTTTTTTACCATCCAAGGGAAGGGTGGATTGTGATTTTTTCTCTTTCGTTTACCCATTGAATTGCTATAGAGGATGACTCTTATTATCCTGTCTCCATTCTACCTGACAAATTGAGTGTCTCTAGTCCATGAAAAGCGATGCTAATAGAAACCATTACAAAAATAATTTGATTTCGAGGAAATCTAGTTAATATTAATTAACGGAAGTAAAAATATTTTGTTAGAGTCTTTATGTTTGATTTTCATCGTTTGCGGCTGCCATTAAAATATTTAAATATTCTCATTACAATACTAACTTTTGTTTTAGTTTTCTGGTTCACTCCTGTCGTTTCTCAAGCATTAACTAAAGCTCCAGTTATTTTGGATGGACAACAGCTTTTTAGGATCAGCGATTCTGGTCAGTATAGCGCTCAAGAACGGACAAATTTAATCAACTCACAACTAAAAAATGTGATTTCCACTTCTGAGTCTATTCAAGTTAAAATTGAGAAACGCAACCAGCTACCTACTATTTTATTAAATGACCGCTATCTGTTAACAGTTACACAACAAGATACTTTACCAGGTAGTACACTTGATGAGCAGGCTAACATTTGGGCGCAGCAAATCAAAGAAGCCTTACAGCAAGCTCATTTAGAGCGAACTAGAACTTATCTTCAACAAACAACTTTTATCGCAGCAGTAATTTTACTCATAACTGTGGGATTTAGTTGGCTATTAGGATGGATTAAGCATCAATTTATCCGAGTAGCTTCACTTCGCTTAACAACTAGCAATGCCATACCTAATTCGGAAACCCTTAAAGTATTAGAATTATTTTTAAAATTAGTGTTGGCAAGTATGCGGTTCGCACTTTGGATGAGTGCGATTCTTTATATCACTAATCTCTTTCCTTTCACTCGTCAATGGAGCTATCAGATTTCAAATATTCTGATTACCAGTTTCACCTCACCGATTCTGACGTTGGGAAAAAATCCTTATTCTCTTACTGAATTAATCGTTTTGGTTGGTTTGTTGTTTGGCTTAGTTATCTTTGCTGGAACGTTAACCAATTTTTTACGTTCTCGGATTCTCTCTTTTACTGTCATCAATCGTGGCGCTCAAGAGGCGATTATAATACTTTTAAAATATGGTCTAATTTTTATTGGCACACTGGTACTGCTACAAATCTGGGGGCTTGACATTAGCTCTTTGACAATTTTAGCAAGTGCTTTAAGCGTTGGAATTGGCTTTGGTTTACAGGATATTGCTAAGAATTTTGGCAGTGGTTTAGTACTAGTATTTGAGCGTCCCATTCAGGTTGGAGATTTTGTGGAAGTTGGGGAATATACAGGTATTGTCGAGCGAATCGGTGCCAGAAGTACCGAGATTCGTACTCTTGACCACGTTTCAATCATTGTACCCAACTCTCGCTTCTTGGAAAAAGAAGTAATTAACTGGAGCCATCGCAACCCGATTTCTCGCCTTCATCTCCCCGTTGGCGTTGCCTATAGCTCAGATCCTAAAGCAGTGCAATCTGCTCTGTTAGAGGCTGCTTCTAAGCATCCCAATGTTTTGCAGACTCCTTTGCCTCTAGTACTGTTTAAAGAGTTTGGCAACAACACCTTAAATTTTGAGTTATTAGTCTGGACTGCGGAACCTAATAAACAATTTTTGCTCAAAAGTGATTTATACTACATTATTTACGAAGTATTACAGCAACGAGAAATTGAAATTCCTCTTGCTCAGTTAGATTTACATCTGCGTTCTGGTAAGTTGGAATTTACGCCAGAAATGCACTTAGCCTTAATACAGATGGTTGAACGATTATCAAATCAGGAGTCATACATAGATTCAACCAATCCAATTGAAAGGGGCACAGAGGGTGTAGATATATGAACGCATTGTAATCATAGAGAGTCTACCCACAAAAATCATCCACCCGAATATCCCGCCAGACATCAGAAACCTGCCAGCCGGAATTACCCACAGATTGTACTGGAGGATTGTCAAGCAATGGAATATAGTCAGGAACTCTAGGCTCTGAAATCGCTACTGGTTGCTCCTCAACCTCAACCACAGGGGCAGTAGAATTGTCAGTATTAGCTAGAAGAAGTTGGTCTTCAGCCTCCTCGATTAACTTCATCTGTCTCAGGGTAAGCTTGTCGGATTTTTTGATGATCTTCTTAGTATCTGTATCATTAGAAGTTTTCATTGGCTGTTCCCTTGAAGGCATTGGCTTAAAATTTGGATGAGTAAATTTGGGAGAAGTTAGGTATAAATAATTTGCACAGAATTAACAAGGTACACCAAATCTATGGGAAATACGAGTCCCTTGTCGAGGAATTTATTAATTGTGTACAAATCTGTTTTCGGGTAGATGCCCCAGCATAATCTGTTGCACAGATGCAAGTATTAAGCGATCGCTTCTTGATCATGACTGTAGGTCAAAAATGTGATTGCGTTTTTGACTCCTAATAAGCAGATAATGGATGATTGAAAGTTCTCGCTGTGGAGGAACAGCGTTGAGAAACTTATCAGGTGAGAAAGGCACAATCTTAGTAGTAGATGACGAAGCCAGCATCCGCCGGATTTTACAGACGCGGTTAGAAATGATTGGCTACAGCGTAGTTACAGCTAGTGATGGTGAAGAAGCTTTGTCAGCTTTTCGCTTGTTGACCCCTGATTTAATAGTTCTAGATGTAATGATGCCAAAGCTGGATGGCTACGGTGTCTGTCAAGAATTACGGAAACAATCAGACGTACCAATTATTATGCTAACAGCATTGGCAGATGTAGCAGACCGAATCACTGGGCTGGAACTGGGTGCTGATGACTACATGACGAAACCTTTCTCACCCAAAGAACTGTCAGCTCGAATTGCCTGCGTACTAAAACGGCGCTCACACAAAACCAACATCAATGCTATTCCTAACTCTGGGATAATTCATGCAGGCGACCTGAAAATCGATACAAGTAAGCGGCAAGTCCATAAAAATGAGCAACGCATTCGGTTGACAGGTGTGGAGTTTAGCTTATTGGAGTTGTTAGTAAATCATTCGGGAAAGATTTTTTCAAGGGTTGAAATATTACAGCAATTGTGGGGCTTTGTACCAGAGATGAATACAGACACACGTGTGGTAGATGTGCATATTTCACGATTGCGGACAAAGGTAGAATCCGACCCCAACAACCCAGAATTCATTATTACAGCAAGAGGTAGCGGTTATTTTTTCCCACGAATTATTGATTCAGAGCAGGAATAATATAAAAATATGAGTAAGCTCATCTTAATTACAGGCATAAGCAAAGGTTTAGGTTTTGCGATGACCGAGGGTTTTATTCAACAGGGACATACTGTTATTGGTTACGCTGTTCCGTTTATTCTCAATTTAAAACCCAAAGATAACGGGATTCCCAAAACCCTTTCATGAGATTGATTGTGCATGAATTGTTTTGACTGTCTCTGAGCGCTTACAGAACAGGGACGGGGAATTTCGCCGAATTTGTTAAAAAAGTAAGAACTAATTTGAAATATTAAGAACTTTTGGCTCAATTACTGTACCGTCCAGAAGCAAAACGATCTCACTACGATCTAAATAACAAATATGCTTATCAATTACTGGGACAAACACAATATGCCAATACCATAGAAATGGCTTTGGATGAGGTTGCAGAGATTGAATCGAGGCAGATATACATACATAAGAGTTGAATTGAGGTCGCTTTCGATAAGCTTCAGCCCGACCAATTTCAATAGCCTCGCTCATTGATAAAGGCACTGCTGACAATTCAGGGTTCCAGGTGGAAACTTTTTTAAAAAGTGAGAGGGATACCTCAAAGTAAAGCTTCTTTTCTTCTGTATTGCAAATTAGCAGAGTAATTATTGTATCTTCAAGCATCAAAGCAAATTGTAGATTATCTTAGTTAAGGAAAAAATTAATAACAAACAGGCTTAATTGTAAATAATTTACTAATTAATGATCGGATATCTAAACCTACTTGTCAATAGCATTTGAGATGTACTTACACTGAGAAATTAACGTTTATGTTTTGGTTAACATAGAAATTACCCTTCCTTTGAGAATAAAGTATCCAAATCGATGGGAAATACGAGTCCCTTGCTGAAGAATTTGTCTTTTTCTGGTAGATGCCCTAGCATAATCTAGTTGCACAGATGCAAGTATTAAGCGATCGCTTCTTTCCTTATAACTGTACTTCAAGATTGTTTTGCGGTTTTGACTCCTAATTAGCAGATAATAGATGGTTGAGAGTTCTCGCTCATTAGGAACAGCCTTGAGAAACTTATCAGGTAAGAAAGGCACAATCTTAGTAGTAGATGACGAAGCCAGCATCCGCCGAATTTTACAGACGCGTCTAGAAATGATTGGCTACAGTGTAGTTACAGCTATAGCAATCCGATTTGATTTTTGAAAAAGACTACGAGGTAATACTGTATAAGTTTTTATGTATAATATAAAACAACTATAAGGTAACATCAAAAAATCAGGTACTAGTGCTATATAATTTTTAATTTCCAGTAAAAATACTATACTGGACACTAAGTTGCTAGATTTAAACTGTGCTTGTTAAAGTCTGGTGGACAGAGACAAATCTGTTAAAGCAGTGCTGACTGCCTCAAGCTAATATTTCTCCTATATTTAGTGAACTTTTTAATGCAATCAAATAGGAGTTATATATACTCAAAATAAAAAGATGTATTTTCTAATTGAGATTACTTTGAAACGCTATCAGATTTTTTCCTAATGCTATCACTTAAATGGTGTGAATGTTCTTGTGCAGATGATTCTCCTAAACTGATTTCGTGCCAGCAAAAGTCTAAATTTTTGTGGATAGCAGTGTATGTACTGGTGGCTTTTTTGGTTGCAGAATGGAGTGTAGGTTTGTGGAGCAGGAGTTTATCCTTGCAGGCAGATGCAGGACATATT
This window encodes:
- the rpaB gene encoding response regulator transcription factor RpaB, yielding MIESSRCGGTALRNLSGEKGTILVVDDEASIRRILQTRLEMIGYSVVTASDGEEALSAFRLLTPDLIVLDVMMPKLDGYGVCQELRKQSDVPIIMLTALADVADRITGLELGADDYMTKPFSPKELSARIACVLKRRSHKTNINAIPNSGIIHAGDLKIDTSKRQVHKNEQRIRLTGVEFSLLELLVNHSGKIFSRVEILQQLWGFVPEMNTDTRVVDVHISRLRTKVESDPNNPEFIITARGSGYFFPRIIDSEQE
- a CDS encoding mechanosensitive ion channel domain-containing protein, with the protein product MFDFHRLRLPLKYLNILITILTFVLVFWFTPVVSQALTKAPVILDGQQLFRISDSGQYSAQERTNLINSQLKNVISTSESIQVKIEKRNQLPTILLNDRYLLTVTQQDTLPGSTLDEQANIWAQQIKEALQQAHLERTRTYLQQTTFIAAVILLITVGFSWLLGWIKHQFIRVASLRLTTSNAIPNSETLKVLELFLKLVLASMRFALWMSAILYITNLFPFTRQWSYQISNILITSFTSPILTLGKNPYSLTELIVLVGLLFGLVIFAGTLTNFLRSRILSFTVINRGAQEAIIILLKYGLIFIGTLVLLQIWGLDISSLTILASALSVGIGFGLQDIAKNFGSGLVLVFERPIQVGDFVEVGEYTGIVERIGARSTEIRTLDHVSIIVPNSRFLEKEVINWSHRNPISRLHLPVGVAYSSDPKAVQSALLEAASKHPNVLQTPLPLVLFKEFGNNTLNFELLVWTAEPNKQFLLKSDLYYIIYEVLQQREIEIPLAQLDLHLRSGKLEFTPEMHLALIQMVERLSNQESYIDSTNPIERGTEGVDI